ACTGACTTGGCATGCAAGCCGACACATGCACGATCGAAAAGCAATGTTTCCGCCAGACTCATCTAACACAAGCTTATTACGAGTAGATTCCTTCCAACAGGCTCGCCGCATGCATCTGATGATCTGAATCACGTCCTCCGTCGCCGTATCGGGCACCGCTCATCATCATCTGAGGAGGAGGAGCTGTCTTGCGCGTATGTCGTCGGCGGAGCGTACCTGCCATTGCGAACATACTCTACCCTGGCAGCCAGTTCCTTCCGCCGGGCGATCTCCCAGAGCTTGTCCACGCCCACACGGTATTTGCGCTTGATGACCGCCATTCTCAACGTCGGGAACTGATCCTTCACGATGAGACACAGGCAAGTGTCATTTAGTTCTGCGTTGGTGGCCAAGCCCTCGAGGAGCGCGAGCTGCTCCGTCACGGGCTCGCCCTCCGCGTACCGGAACTTGACGGCCTTCTCATAGGGCACGCTGTATGTCGGATCATCCACCGCTATGTCCAGGTCGTAGGTGCGCGCCACGGCGCGCCACACGGCCGCCGCGGTGGCGTGGGGCGCGTAGACCTGGAGGAGGCGGTCCGAGAGCGTGGCCAGGATGTGGCCGCGGCACATCGCGTccgcacgcgcccactgcttgcCGGCGGCCGACCTCTCGTCTGCGGGGCGCTCCTCGGTCAGCACGTGCGCCACGTCGAGCGTGTGGAGGCGGAGCAAAACCGACTCCCTCCAGCGGAGGTAGCCGCTCTCTCCGTGCAGCGGCGCGATGGGGAGCagaggcggcgccggcgacgacatCGATACGCGCCTGGCGGTGTTGGCTTCCTTCCCACGATCTCACGGCCTGGTACCACAAACGCGACGTGCTGTATGTGCATATATATACACATGCACACACGAACGTGGGTGGGTGCAACACCAAAACGGCACGGACTCTAAACCTACTTGGCCTGGTGCTGGATACGGAGACGTATCCGTCCACAACCCTACTCGGCCTTCTTATTTTTGAGATTCATATATCGGGCATATAAACGCACAGATCGCAGAACACACAGGGAACTTACACTACCCCCGGTTTACAGGCGTGCGCACTCGGATGGCGGAGGAACAGTCTCACGGGCGCGCCAGGCGCCGGTCCAGAACCCCGTCGCACCGCCAGGGCTGCTCATTCTCCTCCTCCGCCCCAACCATCACCCTCGCCCGTACGACGACGAAGACGAAGCCTTCTTGTGATTGGGGAACAAAGCGCCCACGCACGGTGCACAATGGCCGCCGCTCCGTGGCTACGGCTGAATGGTACGTGCATCGTTTGTTCACGTGGTTCCAATGAAATTTATCTGATTTCGGTCTTCTGATCCGTGTTTTCACAGGAGGGACTGGGCGAGTCTTTCCGATGGGGCCGATTGGACTGATCGCTGATTACGTCCTTGCCCACGACGTGGCCGATTACATCCGCCTCCGTGCTGTCTGCCGCACTTGGCGGCAGTGTGGCATCGATCCGCTAGGGGTCGACGAGCTCGACCGCCGTCTTCATCCTCGGCACTGGATCATGCTCCGGGAGAAACTTGCCATTCCCCACCGCCGTCGGTTTCTCAACCTCTCCACTGGCCAGACCATAGAAGTGGATCTCCTGGTGCTTCTCTGGCACAAGACACTCACGTCGACCCCCGAGGGCCTCCTCATCCTGCTCGATGAGTACAACCACATTCAACTACTAAATCCGCTCACACGCCTCATCATAGAGCTTCCCCCGGTGACTACGTTGCTGTCTTCAGACCATCACTATGATCTTTTTAATGGCCAAATATTAGCATGGGGTTCCTTCATTGTCCCTGATCCTGTATCATTTGTGCTCTGTTTCCCCTCCCTCGGGCGCCTAGGCATTGCCAAGCCTGGTGACAAGTGTTGGAAGGTAATACAGTTCAAAAGCTCGCCATATACAACTCCTTCCATGTTCTCGGGTCGCTTCTACTGTGCCATCCAGGACAACCTCATGGTACTGGAAACGAGCACATACCCACGATTGGAGGTGGCTGCAAAGCTGCGTAAGCCAATTTACACAGTGACTTATACAGCGCACCTGGTGGACCGAAAATCCTAGACTTACGGGCAGAATCGCACGGATGGGGCTTACGGGAGTACTTGTCCCCCTATCAATCTCCCTCCTTCCCGTGCTTTCAGCCGTGGGTCCTCCTGATTCCTAAACAACTGATGCCATGTCAGCCTGTAGCTTCTAATGCATAAGATGGAGTCCGTAAGTGTAGCAAATCCCCCTGGTGGACAATGGTGGAAAGTTGATGTTTGTGCACGGGCAGCCTTGCTCGATGAGATATGACGTGTATCGTGTTGATTTGGAAAAGAAGACTCTATttccggacgagaactcatctgttacacggacacttcaatgttatttaaatttatttgaactccagcctatttttgcgttcagtacgcatcatttaaagcgacgtcatcaatttccaacacgttctgacatcatttgctgtttttcagtcatttaccgatttgtttacagagctaaatgccggtgaaattgaaaatcactacaacatgaactctgaacatgttggaacttggcatcgtatcatcagcatagcatgtgcaaaaaattaaagagggtcacgacgaaaactggacgcacctcgtgtacaaactggacaatcactttcagagtatcagggttt
This window of the Triticum aestivum cultivar Chinese Spring chromosome 5D, IWGSC CS RefSeq v2.1, whole genome shotgun sequence genome carries:
- the LOC123125677 gene encoding uncharacterized protein, whose amino-acid sequence is MSSPAPPLLPIAPLHGESGYLRWRESVLLRLHTLDVAHVLTEERPADERSAAGKQWARADAMCRGHILATLSDRLLQVYAPHATAAAVWRAVARTYDLDIAVDDPTYSVPYEKAVKFRYAEGEPVTEQLALLEGLATNAELNDTCLCLIVKDQFPTLRMAVIKRKYRVGVDKLWEIARRKELAARVEYVRNGRYAPPTTYAQDSSSSSDDDERCPIRRRRT